The proteins below are encoded in one region of Alistipes communis:
- a CDS encoding DUF4301 family protein produces MFTEQDTACIRAHGLTPEAVERQLENFRRGFPFLKVVRAAAPGDGILVPAPQEVAAAVRRYDEAAARLGIVKFVPASGAATRMFKELFAFVEEGRRSEGIDRLLQNIERFAFWPELRATLPAGADDRTVVEHIIGKGLGYGGRPKGLVTFHAYAEGARKAAEEHLVEGAQYAAAGGRVRIHFTVSPEHRADFEALMAEKVPLYERRFGVHYDIAFSEQKPSTDTVAVNPDNTLFRTDAGALLFRPAGHGALIENLNEIDADLVFVKNIDNVTTDARRGDTVTYKKVLAGLLLELQERSFEYIRALDTGGAELADIARFIRERLCVKLPDDYNSAVLRAVLDRPIRLCGMVRNEGEPGGGPFWAVNDDGTESLQIAESSQIAPADRPLMQRATHFNPVDLVCGVRNVRGEKFDLRRYTDPQTGFISSKSYAGRELRAQELPGLWNGAMARWNTVFVDVPVTTFSPVKVVLDLLRPQHQ; encoded by the coding sequence ATGTTCACCGAACAGGATACGGCCTGCATCCGGGCTCACGGCCTCACCCCCGAAGCGGTGGAGCGCCAACTCGAAAACTTCCGCCGCGGCTTTCCCTTCCTGAAAGTCGTCCGCGCCGCCGCTCCGGGCGACGGCATTCTCGTTCCCGCGCCGCAGGAAGTGGCGGCCGCCGTGCGCCGCTACGACGAAGCGGCGGCGCGGCTCGGCATCGTCAAGTTCGTTCCGGCGTCGGGCGCCGCGACGCGCATGTTCAAGGAGCTTTTCGCCTTCGTCGAGGAGGGGCGGCGCAGCGAGGGGATCGACCGCCTGCTGCAGAACATCGAACGCTTCGCCTTCTGGCCCGAACTGCGCGCCACGCTGCCTGCCGGCGCCGACGACCGCACCGTGGTCGAACACATCATCGGCAAGGGACTCGGCTACGGAGGCCGGCCCAAGGGGCTGGTGACCTTCCACGCCTATGCGGAAGGGGCGCGCAAAGCGGCCGAAGAACATCTGGTCGAAGGGGCGCAATACGCCGCCGCAGGGGGGCGCGTACGCATCCATTTCACCGTTTCGCCGGAGCACCGCGCGGACTTCGAGGCGCTCATGGCCGAGAAAGTTCCGCTGTACGAGCGGCGTTTCGGCGTGCACTACGACATCGCCTTCTCCGAACAGAAACCCTCGACCGACACGGTGGCGGTCAATCCCGACAATACGCTCTTCCGTACCGACGCGGGGGCGCTGCTCTTCCGTCCGGCGGGACACGGCGCCCTGATCGAAAACCTCAACGAGATCGACGCCGACCTCGTCTTCGTCAAGAACATCGACAACGTGACCACCGACGCCCGCCGCGGCGACACGGTAACCTATAAGAAGGTGCTGGCAGGACTGCTGCTCGAATTGCAGGAGCGCAGTTTCGAGTATATCCGTGCGCTCGATACGGGCGGCGCCGAACTGGCCGACATCGCCCGCTTCATCCGCGAACGGCTCTGCGTGAAGCTGCCCGACGACTACAACTCGGCCGTGCTGCGCGCCGTCCTCGACCGTCCCATCCGTCTGTGCGGCATGGTGCGCAACGAGGGCGAGCCGGGCGGCGGCCCCTTCTGGGCGGTCAACGACGACGGCACCGAATCGCTCCAAATCGCCGAGTCGAGCCAGATCGCACCCGCCGACCGGCCGCTCATGCAGCGGGCCACCCACTTCAATCCGGTCGATCTGGTCTGCGGCGTGCGCAACGTGAGGGGCGAGAAATTCGACCTGCGGCGGTATACCGATCCGCAGACGGGTTTCATCTCGTCGAAATCCTACGCCGGCCGCGAGCTGCGGGCGCAGGAGCTGCCGGGGTTGTGGAACGGCGCGATGGCACGCTGGAACACCGTTTTCGTCGACGTCCCCGTCACGACGTTCTCGCCTGTGAAAGTCGTCCTCGACCTGCTGCGGCCGCAGCATCAATAA
- a CDS encoding V-type ATP synthase subunit B, protein MTTRAFQKVYTKIDNITKATVTLRASGVGNDELATVGGKLAQVVKIMGDNVTLQVFAGTEGLATDSEVVFHGEPPKLKVSDNLAGRFFNAYGEPLEGGEQIEGEAREIGGPTVNPFRRKQPSELIATGIAGIDLNNTIVTGQKIPFFADPDQPYNAVMANVALRAKADKIILGGMGLTNDDFLYFKQVFENAGALDRIVSFVNTTENPPVERLLVPDMALTAAEYFAVDKGQKVLVLLTDMTLYADALAIVSNRMDQIPSKDSMPGSLYSDLAKIYEKAVQLPNGGSITIIAVTTLSGGDITHAVPDNTGYITEGQLFLRNDSDTGKVIVDPFRSLSRLKQLVIGKKTREDHPQVMNACVRLYADAANAKTKLENGFDLSDYDERALKFAHDYSEKLLSIDINIDIDQMLDTAWRLFAEYFTKTEVAIKEELIQKYWKE, encoded by the coding sequence ATGACAACACGTGCATTTCAAAAGGTATATACCAAGATAGACAACATTACCAAAGCCACCGTGACGCTGCGCGCCTCGGGCGTGGGCAACGACGAGCTGGCCACCGTGGGCGGCAAGCTCGCTCAGGTGGTGAAGATCATGGGCGACAACGTGACGTTGCAGGTCTTCGCCGGCACCGAGGGGCTGGCCACCGACTCCGAAGTGGTCTTCCACGGCGAGCCGCCCAAGCTCAAAGTGTCGGACAACCTGGCCGGCCGCTTCTTCAACGCCTACGGCGAGCCGCTCGAAGGCGGCGAGCAGATCGAGGGCGAGGCGCGCGAGATCGGCGGCCCGACGGTGAACCCCTTCCGGCGCAAGCAGCCTTCGGAGCTGATCGCCACGGGCATCGCCGGCATCGACCTCAACAATACGATCGTCACGGGACAGAAGATCCCCTTCTTCGCCGATCCCGACCAGCCCTACAACGCCGTGATGGCCAACGTGGCGCTGCGTGCCAAGGCCGACAAGATCATCCTGGGCGGCATGGGCCTCACGAACGACGACTTCCTCTACTTCAAGCAGGTCTTCGAGAACGCAGGCGCGCTCGACCGCATCGTCTCGTTCGTCAACACGACCGAGAACCCGCCCGTGGAGCGGTTGCTCGTGCCCGACATGGCGCTGACGGCCGCCGAGTATTTCGCCGTGGACAAGGGGCAGAAGGTACTGGTGCTGCTCACCGACATGACGCTCTACGCCGATGCGCTGGCGATCGTCTCGAACCGTATGGACCAGATTCCCTCGAAGGACTCGATGCCCGGCTCGCTCTATTCGGATCTGGCGAAGATCTACGAGAAGGCCGTACAGCTGCCCAACGGCGGTTCGATCACCATCATCGCCGTGACGACCCTCTCGGGCGGCGACATCACGCACGCCGTCCCCGACAACACGGGTTATATCACCGAGGGCCAGCTCTTCCTGCGCAACGACTCCGACACGGGCAAGGTCATCGTCGACCCGTTCCGTTCGCTGTCGCGCCTCAAACAGCTCGTCATCGGCAAGAAGACCCGCGAGGATCATCCGCAGGTGATGAACGCCTGCGTGCGCCTCTACGCCGATGCGGCCAACGCCAAGACGAAGCTGGAAAACGGTTTCGACCTCTCGGACTACGACGAGCGCGCGCTGAAATTCGCACACGACTATTCGGAGAAGCTCCTTTCGATCGACATCAACATCGACATCGACCAGATGCT
- a CDS encoding V-type ATP synthase subunit A → MKTTGRVNGIISNIVIVKADGPVAQNEICYVWTGDTKMMAEVIKVIGDDAYVQVYDSTRGLKIGDRVEFEGHMLEATLAPGLLSRNYDGLQNDLEKMDSLFIERGSITDPIDFDKTWEFTPLAKAGDKVSAASWLGEVKEQWIPHKIMVPFTMTGSYTVKSVAAAGSYKVTDTVAVLTDAEGGDHEVTMVQRWPVKQAIRSYVEKPRPDRIMETGVRAIDTFNPLAEGGTGFIPGPFGAGKTVLQHAISKQADADVIIMIACGERANEVVEIFKEFPELIDPHTGHPLMERTIIICNTSNMPVAAREASVYTGMTIGEYYRAMGLKVLVMADSTSRWAQALREMSNRLEELPGQDAFPMDLSAIISNFYSRAGLVRLTNGQTGSVTFLGTVSPAGGNLKEPVTESTKKAARCFYALAQARADSKRYPAIDPLDSYSKYLEYPEIREYLDAHIGKGWVDNVYAGKTLVQRGKEANDQINILGDDGVPVEYHERFWKSELIDFVILQQDAFDDIDANCPLERQKMMFEMVLDICNKTFDFADFEECSKFFKTLINLFRQMNYAEWQSEKFADYRSQIEALVNEQLNK, encoded by the coding sequence ATGAAAACTACAGGACGTGTAAACGGTATCATCTCCAACATCGTCATCGTCAAGGCGGACGGGCCTGTGGCCCAGAACGAGATCTGTTACGTGTGGACGGGCGATACCAAAATGATGGCCGAGGTCATCAAAGTCATCGGCGACGACGCCTACGTGCAGGTTTACGACAGCACGCGCGGTCTGAAAATCGGCGACCGGGTCGAATTCGAAGGCCACATGCTCGAAGCGACGCTGGCTCCGGGTCTGCTGTCGCGCAACTACGACGGATTGCAGAACGACCTCGAAAAGATGGATAGTCTCTTCATCGAACGCGGTTCGATCACCGACCCGATCGATTTCGATAAGACGTGGGAGTTCACGCCGCTGGCCAAGGCGGGCGACAAGGTCTCGGCCGCTTCGTGGCTGGGCGAGGTGAAGGAGCAGTGGATTCCCCACAAGATCATGGTTCCCTTCACGATGACGGGCAGCTATACGGTCAAGAGCGTCGCCGCGGCGGGCTCCTACAAGGTCACCGACACGGTGGCCGTCCTGACCGACGCCGAAGGCGGCGACCACGAGGTGACGATGGTGCAGCGCTGGCCCGTGAAGCAGGCGATCCGCAGCTACGTCGAGAAACCGCGCCCCGACCGCATCATGGAGACGGGCGTGCGCGCGATCGACACCTTCAACCCGCTGGCCGAAGGCGGTACGGGCTTCATCCCGGGGCCGTTCGGCGCCGGCAAGACCGTGTTGCAGCACGCCATTTCGAAACAGGCCGACGCCGACGTCATCATCATGATCGCCTGCGGCGAGCGCGCCAACGAGGTGGTCGAAATCTTCAAGGAGTTCCCCGAACTGATTGACCCCCATACGGGCCACCCCCTCATGGAGCGTACGATCATCATCTGCAACACGTCGAACATGCCCGTCGCCGCGCGCGAGGCGTCGGTCTACACGGGCATGACCATCGGCGAATACTACCGCGCCATGGGACTCAAAGTGCTCGTCATGGCCGACTCGACGTCGCGCTGGGCGCAGGCGCTGCGCGAGATGTCGAACCGCCTGGAAGAGCTGCCCGGTCAGGATGCCTTCCCGATGGACCTCTCGGCGATCATCTCGAACTTCTATTCACGGGCCGGTCTGGTGCGCCTGACCAACGGACAGACGGGTTCGGTGACCTTCCTCGGTACGGTGTCGCCCGCGGGCGGCAACCTCAAAGAGCCGGTCACGGAGTCCACGAAGAAGGCGGCGCGCTGCTTCTACGCCCTGGCGCAGGCGCGTGCCGACTCGAAGCGTTATCCCGCCATCGATCCGCTCGATTCCTACTCGAAATATCTGGAATATCCCGAAATCCGCGAATACCTCGACGCGCACATCGGCAAGGGCTGGGTGGACAACGTCTATGCCGGCAAGACGCTCGTGCAGCGCGGCAAGGAGGCCAACGACCAGATCAACATTTTGGGCGACGACGGCGTGCCGGTGGAGTACCACGAACGCTTCTGGAAGTCGGAGCTGATCGATTTCGTGATCTTGCAGCAGGACGCCTTCGACGACATCGACGCCAACTGTCCGCTCGAACGCCAGAAGATGATGTTCGAGATGGTGCTCGACATCTGCAACAAGACGTTCGACTTCGCCGATTTCGAGGAGTGCTCCAAGTTCTTCAAGACGCTGATCAACCTCTTCCGCCAGATGAACTACGCGGAGTGGCAGTCCGAGAAATTCGCCGACTACCGCTCGCAGATCGAGGCGCTCGTAAACGAACAGCTCAACAAATAA
- a CDS encoding DUF2764 family protein translates to MFDTNYYCLVAGLREYSLDGGAKGFDPHAILDEILRELTPRDLRAVRLLYGYYDCKNLIALRAGSPAHDPLGNFARERLKEETEHPRLLPHAIGLVLAAYARPDGEEAEEVDTSRPFEQALFEAYYGLCAASPSRFLREWSDFDRTLRNVAAATTARAAGRPVDGHVVGNDDVAEQLRRSSASDFGLRGELPYIDAVIAAVNDESNLLEKEHKIDRIRWQQAVDLVAEDYFNVNAVLSYLVRINLVARWTQLDEARGRAMLGRLLRELDGKELINNK, encoded by the coding sequence ATGTTCGATACCAACTATTATTGTCTGGTAGCCGGACTGCGGGAGTACTCGCTCGACGGCGGCGCGAAGGGATTCGATCCGCACGCCATCCTCGACGAGATCCTCCGCGAGCTGACGCCGCGCGACCTGCGCGCCGTCAGGCTGCTCTACGGCTATTACGACTGCAAAAACCTGATCGCCCTGCGTGCGGGCAGTCCGGCGCACGATCCGCTGGGCAACTTCGCGCGCGAACGGCTCAAGGAGGAGACGGAACACCCGCGCCTGCTGCCGCACGCGATCGGACTGGTGCTGGCGGCCTATGCCCGCCCCGACGGGGAGGAGGCCGAGGAGGTGGATACCTCGCGCCCCTTCGAACAGGCGCTTTTCGAAGCCTATTACGGACTGTGCGCCGCGTCGCCGAGCCGTTTCCTGCGCGAGTGGAGCGATTTCGACCGCACGCTGCGCAACGTCGCGGCGGCCACGACGGCCCGTGCCGCGGGGCGTCCCGTCGACGGGCACGTCGTGGGTAACGACGACGTGGCCGAGCAGCTGCGCCGTTCGTCGGCCTCCGACTTCGGCCTGCGGGGCGAACTGCCCTACATCGATGCGGTGATCGCCGCCGTGAACGACGAAAGCAACCTGCTGGAAAAGGAGCACAAGATCGACCGCATCCGCTGGCAGCAGGCCGTCGATCTGGTAGCCGAAGACTACTTCAACGTGAACGCCGTCCTCTCGTACCTCGTGCGCATCAATCTGGTGGCACGCTGGACGCAGCTCGACGAGGCGCGCGGCCGCGCCATGCTCGGACGGCTGCTGCGCGAACTGGACGGCAAGGAATTGATAAATAACAAATAG